A window of Rattus norvegicus strain BN/NHsdMcwi chromosome 14, GRCr8, whole genome shotgun sequence contains these coding sequences:
- the Nat8l gene encoding N-acetylaspartate synthetase, which produces MHCGPPDMVCETKIVATEDHEALPGAKKDALLAAAGAMWPPLPAAPGPAAAPPPAAGPQPHGGTGGAGPPEGRGVCIREFRAAEQEAARRIFYDGILERIPNTAFRGLRQHPRTQLLYALLAALCFAVTRSLLLTCLVPAGLLALRYYYSRKVILAYLECALHTDMADIEQYYMKPPGSCFWVAVLDGNVVGIVAARAHEEDNTVELLRMSVDSRFRGKGIAKALGRRVLEFAMLHNYSAVVLGTTAVKVAAHKLYESLGFRHMGASDHYVLPGMTLSLAERLFFQVRYHRYRLQLREE; this is translated from the exons ATGCATTGTGGGCCTCCCGACATGGTCTGCGAGACGAAGATCGTGGCTACGGAGGACCATGAGGCACTGCCGGGGGCCAAGAAGGACGCGCTGCTCGCCGCCGCCGGAGCCATGTGGCCCCCGCTGCCCGCCGCGCCCGGGCCGGCTGCCGCACCCCCACCCGCGGCAGGTCCCCAGCCCCACGGAGGCACCGGGGGCGCGGGGCCGCCGGAGGGGCGCGGCGTGTGCATCCGCGAGTTCCGCGCAGCCGAGCAGGAGGCGGCGCGCCGCATCTTCTACGACGGCATCTTGGAGCGCATCCCCAACACGGCTTTCCGAGGCCTGCGGCAGCACCCGCGCACCCAGCTGCTCTACGCCCTGCTGGCGG CCCTCTGTTTTGCTGTGACCCGCTCACTGCTGCTGACATGCCTGGTGCCGGCCGGGCTCCTGGCCCTGCGCTACTACTACAGTCGCAAGGTGATTCTGGCCTACCTGGAGTGTGCGCTGCACACGGACATGGCTGACATTGAACAGTACTACATGAAGCCACCTG GTTCCTGTTTCTGGGTGGCTGTGCTGGACGGCAATGTTGTGGGCATCGTGGCGGCTCGGGCCCATGAGGAAGACAACACAGTGGAGCTGCTCCGCATGTCCGTGGACTCGCGCTTCCGCGGCAAAGGCATCGCCAAGGCCCTGGGCAGGAGGGTGTTGGAGTTTGCCATGCTGCACAACTACTCTGCAGTGGTACTGGGCACCACAGCCGTTAAGGTGGCCGCCCACAAGCTCTATGAGTCACTGGGCTTCAGACACATGGGCGCGAGTGATCACTACGTGCTGCCTGGCATGACCCTCTCGCTGGCCGAGCGCCTCTTCTTCCAGGTCCGCTACCACCGCTACCGCCTGCAGCTGCGCGAGGAGTGA
- the Nicol1 gene encoding neuropeptide-like protein C4orf48 homolog precursor, producing the protein MAPAPRSLLSPPILLLLLLLSLALLGARAEPAAGSAVPAQSRPCVDCHAFEFMQRALQDLRKTAYSLDARTETLLLQAERRALCACWPAGR; encoded by the exons ATGGCCCCCGCGCCCAGGTCCTTGCTGTCGCCGCcgattttgctgctgctgctgctgctgagcctGGCGCTGCTAGGCGCCCGCGCTGAACCCGCCGCCGGGAGCGCTGTCCCCGCGCAAA GCCGTCCGTGCGTGGACTGTCACGCATTTGAATTCATGCAGCGCGCCCTTCAGGACCTACGGAAAACCGCCTACAGCCTGGACGCACGG ACGGAGACCCTCCTGCTGCAGGCTGAGCGCCGGGCTCTGTGTGCCTGCTGGCCAGCTGGACGCTGA